The DNA segment CTGAACTTCAACTACCTGGTGATGAGCAAGCGCAAGCTGCTCGCGATGGTGGAAGACAAGCTGGTGGATGGCTGGGACGACCCGCGCATGCCCACGCTGCAGGGCATCCGTCGACGCGGCTACACGCCGGCGGCGCTGCGCCTGATGGTGGACCGCGTGGGCATCAGCAAGCAGAACTCGCTGCTGGACATCTCCATCCTCGAGGGCGCGTTGCGCGAGGACCTGGATGCCGCCGCGGCACGCCGCATGGCGGTCATCGATCCGGTGAAACTGGTGCTGACGAACCTGCCGGAGGGCCACGAGGAAGCGCTGACGTTCTCCAACCATCCGAAGGACGAGTCGTTCGGCCAGCGCAGCGTGCCGTTCTCGCGCGAACTGTGGATCGAGCGCGAGGATTTCGAGGAAGTGCCGCCGAAGGGCTTCAAGCGCCTCATCACGGGTGGCGAAGTGCGCCTGCGTGGCGCCGGCATCGTGCGTTGCGATGAAGTGATCAAGAACGACGCCGGCGAGATCGTCGAGCTGCGCGGCTGGCTGGACCCGGAATCCCGCCCGGGCATGGCCGGCGCCGAACGCAAGATCAAGGGCACCATCCACTGGGTCAGCGCGAAGCATGCGGTCGAAGCGGAGGTGCGCCTGTACGACCGCCTCTTCACCGTGCCGAATCCCGACGACGATGCCGAAGGCAAGACCTACCGCGATTACCTGAACCCCGACTCGCGCCGCACGACCACCGGCTACGTGGAGCCGGCCGCGGCCGATGCCGCGCCCGAGCAGTCGTTCCAGTTCGAGCGGATCGGCTACTTCGTCACCGACCGCTACGACCATACGGCTGCGCGCCCGGTGTTCAACCGCAGCGTCACCCTGCGCGACACCTGGGCGACGAAGGCCTGAGCCCCCGCTTTCACCGGCCGTTGAGGCGGCCGGCCTCAGGCTGGCGTTTCATCCATCCCGGAAAGGAGTTCGCCATGCCCCGCACTGTCCTGCGCCTGCCGTTCGCCCTGATGTTGATGTTGGCTGCCGTCCTCTCGATGGCTGGCTGTGCGGCGCCTGCGTCATCCGGAGATGGCGCCGAACCGCCAACCACCTCCACGCCCACCCCGAGGCCGACCGGTGGCACGCTGCCGCCGCGCCAGGCCGGCGCGATCACCGTCGACTATGCGTGCAGCAGCAACGCCGACTGCGCCGTGAAGGACGTGGGCAACTGCTGCGGCAGCATGCCGGCGTGCGTCAACAAGAACAGCCCGACCGATCCGCAGGGCGTACGTGCGCAGTGCGCCGCCAGCGGCATGGCTGGCGTCTGCGGCTTCGCCGACGTCACCGCCTGTCAGTGCGTCAGCGGTCGCTGCGAAGCAGATTCCCCCTCCTCCTCGACCTTGCCTGCCCAGTAATGCTCTACCAACAGATCCATCTGACCCTGCCTGCCTGGACCCACGACCTGGTCGACCCCGCCGCGACGTTCGCAAGCGACGAAGACAAGGTCGCGCTGGCCATCGACCTGTCGCGCCGCAACGTGGACGCCAACACCGGCGGTCCGTTCGGCGCCGTCGTGTTCGGCCCGGACCATCGCGTGATCGCACTCGGCGTGAACCGGGTGATGCCGCACACCTGCTCGCTGGCGCATGCGGAGAACATGGCCTACATGCTGGCGCAACAGCGCCTGCAGACCCCGCGGCTCAACGACCGCATCGCACCGGTGACGCTGGCCACCTCGTCGCAGCCCTGCTGCCAGTGTTACGGCGCCACCGTATGGGCCGGCATCGATCGTCTGCTGATCGGCGCGCGCGCGGAAGACGTGATGGAGCTGACCGAGTTCGACGAAGGCCCACTACCCACCGACTGGGTGGGCGAACTGAACAAGCGCGGCATCGAGGTCGTGCGCGACCTACGTCGCGACGACGCGCGCGCCGTACTGAAGCATTACGGCGAGAGCGGCGGCGACCGTTACTGATCCGACGGCTGCGCCGCGCATCGCGTCGCGGCTACACTGTCCCCATGTCATCGACAACCGGCCTGCTGGGCTACTGCCGCCAGGGATTCGAACCCGAACTCGCCGCCGAGCTGAGCGAACGCGCGGCGCACGCGGGTTTTGCGGGCTATGCGCGCGCGCAACGCAACGACGGGCACGTGCTGTTCGTCTGCGAAGACGCGGCCGGTCTGGATCGCGCCCTGCCCTGGCGCGACCTGATCTTCGCGCGGCAAAAGCTGCGCGTGCTTGCCGAGCTGCGCGGCATCGACCCGAAGGACCGCATCACCCCGCTACTCGCGGCGCTAGCGGGCGCTGGACGCTTTGGCGACCTGTGGGTGGAACACCCCGATTCGGATACCGCCAAGCCGCTGGCCGGATTGGCGCGCAGTTTCGGCAACGCCCTGCGCCCGGTGCTGCGCAAGCAGGGCTTCCTCAGCGAGAAAGAGGACGCGCGGCTGCCGCGGCTGCATGTGGTGTTCGTGCAGGGCGACCATTTGTTCCTGTGCGTCGCCGATACGCGCGACAGCGCGCCCTGGGCGCTCGGCATTCCGCGGCTCAAGCTGCTGCCCGATGCCCCCTCGCGTTCCGCGCTGAAGCTGGAGGAAGCCTTCCTCTCGCTGCTCGACGACCAACAGCGCGAGGCCCTGCTGAAGCCCGCCATGACGGCCGCCGATCTGGGCGCGGCACCCGGCGGTTGGACGTGGGTGCTCACCCGACACCACCTGCGCGTGACCAGCGTGGACAACGGCCCGCTGCGCGAGCACGTGCTGGCCACCGGACTGGTCGAGCACCTGCGTGCCGATGGTTTCCACTGGAAGCCGCCGCAGGCGCTGGACTGGATGGTCTGCGACATGGTGGAACAGCCGCGCCGCGTGGCTGAGCGCATGGCGCAGTGGTTCCGCGAAGGCTGGTGCAAGCACGCGGTGTTCAACCTCAAGCTGCCGATGAAGAAGCGCTGGGACGAAACCCGGCTTTGCCTGGACCTGTTCGCCGAACAGGCCGGCCGGCCACTCGAGATCCGCGCACGGCAGCTGTACCACGATCGCGAAGAGATCACCGTGTTCGCCACGCCGGGCTGACCCGGCGATACCGTACGCACGCCACCAGGGGAAACGAATGACGGCTACACGCTTCATGCAGCTGGCCATCTGCATCGTGCTCCTGCTTGCAGGCTGCGCGCATACGACCACCAACGCGCCACTTCCCAAGGATGCCTTGTACGTGGCGCGCGATGTCGTGGGCGACGGCGTCTTCAGTGCCGGCATCGAAGGTCCAGCGTGGGGCCCGGATGGTGCGCTGTATGCGGTCAGCTTCGCCCGCGACGGCACCATCGGGCGGGTGACGTTCGATACCGACGGGAGCGGCAACGCGGCACTGTTCGCCGCCCTGCCGCCAGGCAGCACGGGCAACGGCATTCGCTTCGCGGCCGACGGCAGCATGTTGATTGCCGATTACAGCGGACACCATGTGCTGCGCATCGCGGTAGGAACGCGAGAAGCGAAAGTCTTCGCATCCTTGCCGCAAGCGAACCAGCCCAACGACATCGCGCTCGCGCCGGACGGCACGCTTTACGCCAGCGACCCCAAGTGGGCCGACAACACCGGCCAGTTGTGGCGGATCGATCGCACGGGCACGCCGCATCTCCTCGAAACGGGCATGGGCACCACCAACGGCGTGGAGGTCAGCCCGGATGGCAAGCACCTGTACGTCAACGAGAGCGTGCAGCGCACCGTGTGGGTCTACGACCTCCTCGCCGATGGCGGCGTGGCGAACAAGCGCCGGCTGATCGCCTTCGTCGATCACGGCCTGGACGGCATGCGCACCGACGTGAAGGGCAACCTGTACATCGCGCGCTACGGTGCCGGGGTGGTCGCGATCGTCTCGCCCGAGGGCAACGTGCTGCGCGAGGTGGCGCTGAAGGGACGGAAGCCCACCAACGTCGCGTTCGGCGGACCGGACGGCCGCACGGTGTACGTCACTCTGCAGGACCGCGGGGCCATCGAGGCCTTCAGGGCGGAAACTCCGGGCCGCGAAGCCGGCCTGTGATGCGGGACACGACGGGTCTCAGGCGCTGACACCCCCGCGTGGCAAGATGCCTCCCTGACAAGGAGACCGCCATGCTGCCGATCGAACTCAAGGACCCTGCCGGCTTCGGCACCGAGTTCATGCGCCTGACCCTGCTGCAGGGCTTCCAGTCGCTGACCAAGCGCGACCTGGAGCTGCTGATGTTCGTGCTGCTGGAGCGCGACGGCGCCATCGGCCGCGATGAATCCAACTTCACCGTCGCGGGCAAACTGCGGGTCACGCCCGCCAAGATCAAGGCGCTGCGTCGCGACGGCTACGCTCGCTGGCGCGCATTGGTGCCCGAGGAGCGCGACGCGGCGTTGCAGCGCATCGTCGCGACCGTGCTCACCGAAACCAACCTGAAGTCCGGCGCGAAGCACGTCAGCGAGCGCAGCCGAAAGGATGGCTTCCTCGCCATCCGCATCGAGCACCCGGACGATCACCAGCAGTTCGAGCAGGCCATCCTCGACGTAGGTGCGCTGCCGGTCTACGAGCGCAACCGCGAAGTCGTCGCGGTGCGCTTCGACACACTGCTGGCGATCGCTGAGCGCTGGGGCTACCTGCAACCGGATCCGGCGGCGGTCGTGGCGGAGTTGAAGAAACTGACGCCTACAGCCGAAGAGGTCGCCGATCTGCTGAAGAAGGATGTCGGCAAGCTGCGCTGGCAGGACGCACGCAATGCGTTGAACAGCTTGGGCGCCAAGGCCATCGCCAGCACCGCAGAAGGCGGGCTGAAGGGGTTGCTGAAGATCGTGTTCCCCTTCATCCCTGGCTGAAACCGTTTACGCCGTCGCGATCTCGACGCGCGTTCCGCCGCCACGCGCGGAGGCGAAGATCGCATCCAGCGCGCGCATGTCGCGCAAGCCCTCTTCGCCGGGCACGCGCGGCGGTCGTCGTTCGAGGATCGCCAACGCGTCGTCGTCCATCTGCCGCACTTGCTGCGCGGGTGTGGCGCCCGTGGCTGCGTCGAAGCGGCGACCGTCGCTCGCTTCGCCGCGAACGCCTTCATAGGCCTGGAACGGCGACAGTTCGTACCAGCCCTTTTCGCACTCGGCGCGCAGTGCGTTCATGTTGCGGCCAAAACTGGTAGCGCAATCTGCGACGACGCCTTCGGGGAACTCCAGGCGGAAGCGCATCGATTCGTCGACGCCACGGAAGATCGCCGGCCGCTGGATCTCCTGCGTGGCCGTGACCGCGAGGGGCTCCGTGCCCGTGGTGTAGCGCGCCGCATTGAGCGCGTAGACGCCCATGTCGTACATCGCGCCCCCGCCCCGCTTCGGATCGAGGCGCCAGTTGTCGCCACTCGCGCCGTCGAATCCGTGGAAACCGGCCTCGGCACGGATGCGTTGCAGGCGCCCGAACGGCCGCGTTTTCGCCAGCGCCATCACCGCTTGCGTATTGGGTTCGTGCTGCATGCGGTAGCCGATGGCGAGCTGTACCCGGTGATGGCGGCAGGCGTCGATCATCGCTTGCGCTTCCGCGGCATCCATCGCCATCGGTTTCTCGCACCACACGTGTTTGCCTGCCGCCGCGGCACGCAGGGTGAACGGCTTGTGCAGATGGTTGGGCAGGACGACGTAGACCACGTCGATGTCCGGGTTGTCGGCGATACGGTCGAAGCCGTCGTAGTCGTACACGTTGCGATCGGGTATGTCGTACCGCCGTTGCCACTCGGCCGCCTTCGCCGGCGTGCCGGTGACGATGCCGGCCAAGCGGCAATGCTTCGTGGCCCGCAAGGCGGGCGCCAGCAGATCGCGGCTGTAGTAGCCCAGGCCGACCAGGGCAACGCCGAGCGGACGCGAACCCTTGGCATGCACCCGTGGCAACACACCGGCCAGACCAGCTGCACCGAGCGCGCCGAGCAGGCGCCGGCGCGCGGGATCGTGCACGGAAGAAGCGTCGTCGTTCATCGCGGCAACCTCGTCGGAGAACCGCGAGGCTACCGCATGCCTGCGGAGGACGTCGTCAGCGCGCCCGCTGGCCGGCCGCATGGCGCCAGAAGAAATCCACCAGCGGCGGCAGCTTGCCGGCAAGACCAAGCAAGGGCCCGCGCAGCAGGGTCAGGTGCATTTCGTCGTTGGAGAACAGACGGTTGATGCCGTCGAAGGCGTGCGCGGCGGTGGCGTTCTCGCTGTGGCGCTGGCGCGCCCAACGCTCCAGGCGGTGCGACGCATCCCAGTCCGCGCGCTTGGCGCTAGCGGCGCGGATGCCGTCGCGCAACGCCGCGACATCGCGAAGACCGAGGTTGACGCCCTGCCCCGCCAGCGGATGCACCACGTGCGCGGCATCGCCGACAACGATCACGCGGCCGGCGACATAATCCTTCGCCAACTGCCGCTTCAGCGGGAACGCGGCGCGTGGAGAGGCCAACGTGACCTCGCCGAGCTGCCCCCCCATCGCCAACGTGAGTTCGCGGTTGAATTCGCTTTCATCGAGGGCCAGCAGGCGCGCTGCCTCGCCGTCGGGCAACGTCCAGACGATGGAACTGAGGCCCTGCTCGAACGGCAGGAAGGCCAGGGGTCCGGTGGGCAGGAAGCGCTGCCATGCAGTGTCTTCGTGCGGCCGCTCGGTGCGCACGAACGCAACCAGGCCACGCTGCGCATAGTCGCGCCCGCTGACCTCCAGGCCCGCCAATCGACGCAAGGTGGAATCGGCGCCATCGGCCGCCACCGCCAGGCGCGCATCCAGGCGCGTGCCGTCGTCCAGCCGGAGCACGACACCGTCCGCGTCCTGCTCCATCGCTTCCACCCGCGCCGGGCAGCGGACGTCGACGTCGGCCGCAGGCAAGGCCGCCCACAGGCGGTCCACCAGCAGCGCGTTCTCGATGATCCAGCCCAGCTGGGTGCGACCCAACGCGTCCGCATCGAAACGGAGTTCATCGCCGCCTGCGGCATCCCAGACGCGCATGCGGCGGTAGGGATGCGCACGCGCCTCACGTACGGACGACCACGCGCCAGCGTCTTCGAGCAGCGCGGCGTTGTCGGGCGCGAAGGCGTACACGCGCAGGTCGGGCTGTTCGCGCGACCAGCGGACGGGTTCGCGGCCTTCGACCAGCACCACCTGCAGGCCTTCGCGCGCAAGCACCAGGCCGCAGGCCGCACCCACCACGCCGCCACCGACCACGGCGACATCGATCTGTCCGCGACGTTTCATGCCGCTTCTCCCCGGCAGAGGGCCGGCACGTCCCCACGGAGCCCCATCGCGCCGCCCACCAGGAACGCCTGCAGCGAAGCATTGGCATCCACGGCGGCGAGGCCCAGGCTGCGCAACGGACGCAGCAGGGGCGAAGGATTGGACGTCAATCGCGCCAGACCGTCGGAGAACGACAGCGTGCGCTCGCGATCCTCCTGCCGGCGCGCGGCGTACTGCGCGAGCGCGGCCGGATCGCCGGGGTCCCCCGCGCGTGCGATTTCCTCGGCGAGCGTCAACGCATCGCGCAAGCCAAGGTTGAAGCCTTGTGCGCCGATCGGATGGATCGTCTGCGCGGCATTGCCCAACAGGACCGCGCGTTCGCCGACCAGGCGCTGCGCAACCACGCGCGTCATCGGGTAGGCACTGCGCTCACCGCTTTCCAGCAACCGGCCGATACGCCAGCCTACGTGCTGCTGCAGGCGCTGCAACCATGCGGCTTCGTCGAGCGCGGCGATCGCTTCGGCCTGCGCACGCGGCACGCCGTGCACGATGCCCCAGTGGCGGTCCCCGCGCGGCAGCAAGGCTGTCGGCCCGTCTTCGCGGAAGCGCTCGTAGGCGGTGCCGTCCGGTGCGCGCTCGGCGCGCACGCGGGCGACGAACAGGGTCTGTCCGTAGTCGTGCGTGTCGGCCGCGATGCCCAGTGCCTCGCGCACGCTGCTGTGCGTGCCGTCGGCGGCGACCACCAGGCGGGCGCGAAGCGCGCGCTCCTGGTCGCCCGTGGCGATGCGGACGATGCGATGGCCGTCCTCGGTCTCGCCCAGGCCGGTGAAGCGCGCGGGCCGGTAGCGGGTCAGCCTGCGGAGATCCTGCAGCCCCGCCTCCAGGGCCTCGCCGAAGTCGCGCGCCACGACGACCTGGCCGAAGGCTTCGCGTGCGTAGTCGGCGGCGTCGAGCCTTACGCGTCCGAAGTCGCCTTGCCGACTGATGTGAATGCGACGGATGGGGCCGGTCGGCGCGCGCAGGCGTGCCATGATGCCGAGCGCGCCGAGCGCATTGACGGTGGCGGCGGCGAAGCTGAGGTTGCGCTGGTCGAACACGACCGGCATCTGCCCCGCCGGCGCGGCTTCGACCAGCCCCACGTCCAGGCCCTGCCGGTCCAGGGCGATCGCGAGGCTGGCGCCCACCAGGCCTCCACCCACGATTACTACGTCATGCCGATCTGTCATCCCGTCATGATAGCGCCCCGCCCCGTGGCGCCGACCCGGCGGCCCGGTGCGCGCCGGCTCCGGTAGAATGCGGGGCTGAGTCTCCGGAACCGTGCCTGATGAACACCACTTCGCAACGCGCCATCGTCCTGGCGCTGGTCGCCGCCCTGCTGGTCCTCACCCGTCTCCATCTGCCCACCACGTTCGGTCACATCGGGCCTTTGCCCGACGCCAGTTGGGCGGCATTCTTCATCGGCGGCTACTACCTGCGCAGCTGGTCGCGCTGGGCCTTCCCGCTGTTCATGGCGGCGGCGGTCGCGGTCGACTACGTGGTCATCAGCGGCCAGGGCATCAATTTCTGGACGCACTACTGCGTGTCCGCGGCGTATTGGTTCCTCGTCCCCGCCTATCTGGCGATGTGGGCCGGCGGTGCGCTGGTGCGTCGCTACCAGACCGCGCGCCACGGCCGCACGCTCGCCCTGCTCATCGGCAGCCTGCTGGTCTCGGCCACCGCCTGCCACCTGCTGAGCCAGGGCAGCTTCTACTGGCTGAGCCCGGTGGTCAGCGAACCGACCTTCGCCGGTTGGTGGAAGAACTTCAGCGACTGGTACCTGCCCTACCTGCGCGTGGCCGCCATCTACGTGGGCCTGGCCGTCATCCTGC comes from the Pseudoxanthomonas sp. YR558 genome and includes:
- a CDS encoding UbiH/UbiF family hydroxylase, with the protein product MKRRGQIDVAVVGGGVVGAACGLVLAREGLQVVLVEGREPVRWSREQPDLRVYAFAPDNAALLEDAGAWSSVREARAHPYRRMRVWDAAGGDELRFDADALGRTQLGWIIENALLVDRLWAALPAADVDVRCPARVEAMEQDADGVVLRLDDGTRLDARLAVAADGADSTLRRLAGLEVSGRDYAQRGLVAFVRTERPHEDTAWQRFLPTGPLAFLPFEQGLSSIVWTLPDGEAARLLALDESEFNRELTLAMGGQLGEVTLASPRAAFPLKRQLAKDYVAGRVIVVGDAAHVVHPLAGQGVNLGLRDVAALRDGIRAASAKRADWDASHRLERWARQRHSENATAAHAFDGINRLFSNDEMHLTLLRGPLLGLAGKLPPLVDFFWRHAAGQRAR
- a CDS encoding glutamine--tRNA ligase/YqeY domain fusion protein, which translates into the protein MSDTAAPSAPLSDDAAPEKRDFIRQIVREDLAAGRHASVKTRFPPEPNGYLHIGHAKAICLDFGIAGEFGGVCNLRLDDTNPAKEDPEYVRAIQDDVRWLGFDWHDLRHASDYFEVLYLAGEKLIRQGDAFVCDLSADEVRAYRGTLTEPGRNSPYRDRSVEENLDLFRRMRAGEFPDGARTLRAKIDMGSGNINLRDPALYRIKHVEHQNTGNDWPIYPMYDYAHSLSDAVEGITHSLCTLEFEDHRPLYDWCVDKVDLAGSPDLIAPLLAKGLPKEASKPRQIEFSRLNFNYLVMSKRKLLAMVEDKLVDGWDDPRMPTLQGIRRRGYTPAALRLMVDRVGISKQNSLLDISILEGALREDLDAAAARRMAVIDPVKLVLTNLPEGHEEALTFSNHPKDESFGQRSVPFSRELWIEREDFEEVPPKGFKRLITGGEVRLRGAGIVRCDEVIKNDAGEIVELRGWLDPESRPGMAGAERKIKGTIHWVSAKHAVEAEVRLYDRLFTVPNPDDDAEGKTYRDYLNPDSRRTTTGYVEPAAADAAPEQSFQFERIGYFVTDRYDHTAARPVFNRSVTLRDTWATKA
- a CDS encoding SMP-30/gluconolactonase/LRE family protein, which gives rise to MQLAICIVLLLAGCAHTTTNAPLPKDALYVARDVVGDGVFSAGIEGPAWGPDGALYAVSFARDGTIGRVTFDTDGSGNAALFAALPPGSTGNGIRFAADGSMLIADYSGHHVLRIAVGTREAKVFASLPQANQPNDIALAPDGTLYASDPKWADNTGQLWRIDRTGTPHLLETGMGTTNGVEVSPDGKHLYVNESVQRTVWVYDLLADGGVANKRRLIAFVDHGLDGMRTDVKGNLYIARYGAGVVAIVSPEGNVLREVALKGRKPTNVAFGGPDGRTVYVTLQDRGAIEAFRAETPGREAGL
- the rlmM gene encoding 23S rRNA (cytidine(2498)-2'-O)-methyltransferase RlmM, encoding MSSTTGLLGYCRQGFEPELAAELSERAAHAGFAGYARAQRNDGHVLFVCEDAAGLDRALPWRDLIFARQKLRVLAELRGIDPKDRITPLLAALAGAGRFGDLWVEHPDSDTAKPLAGLARSFGNALRPVLRKQGFLSEKEDARLPRLHVVFVQGDHLFLCVADTRDSAPWALGIPRLKLLPDAPSRSALKLEEAFLSLLDDQQREALLKPAMTAADLGAAPGGWTWVLTRHHLRVTSVDNGPLREHVLATGLVEHLRADGFHWKPPQALDWMVCDMVEQPRRVAERMAQWFREGWCKHAVFNLKLPMKKRWDETRLCLDLFAEQAGRPLEIRARQLYHDREEITVFATPG
- the ubiH gene encoding 2-octaprenyl-6-methoxyphenyl hydroxylase, translated to MTDRHDVVIVGGGLVGASLAIALDRQGLDVGLVEAAPAGQMPVVFDQRNLSFAAATVNALGALGIMARLRAPTGPIRRIHISRQGDFGRVRLDAADYAREAFGQVVVARDFGEALEAGLQDLRRLTRYRPARFTGLGETEDGHRIVRIATGDQERALRARLVVAADGTHSSVREALGIAADTHDYGQTLFVARVRAERAPDGTAYERFREDGPTALLPRGDRHWGIVHGVPRAQAEAIAALDEAAWLQRLQQHVGWRIGRLLESGERSAYPMTRVVAQRLVGERAVLLGNAAQTIHPIGAQGFNLGLRDALTLAEEIARAGDPGDPAALAQYAARRQEDRERTLSFSDGLARLTSNPSPLLRPLRSLGLAAVDANASLQAFLVGGAMGLRGDVPALCRGEAA
- a CDS encoding nucleoside deaminase, whose translation is MLYQQIHLTLPAWTHDLVDPAATFASDEDKVALAIDLSRRNVDANTGGPFGAVVFGPDHRVIALGVNRVMPHTCSLAHAENMAYMLAQQRLQTPRLNDRIAPVTLATSSQPCCQCYGATVWAGIDRLLIGARAEDVMELTEFDEGPLPTDWVGELNKRGIEVVRDLRRDDARAVLKHYGESGGDRY
- a CDS encoding Gfo/Idh/MocA family oxidoreductase, with amino-acid sequence MNDDASSVHDPARRRLLGALGAAGLAGVLPRVHAKGSRPLGVALVGLGYYSRDLLAPALRATKHCRLAGIVTGTPAKAAEWQRRYDIPDRNVYDYDGFDRIADNPDIDVVYVVLPNHLHKPFTLRAAAAGKHVWCEKPMAMDAAEAQAMIDACRHHRVQLAIGYRMQHEPNTQAVMALAKTRPFGRLQRIRAEAGFHGFDGASGDNWRLDPKRGGGAMYDMGVYALNAARYTTGTEPLAVTATQEIQRPAIFRGVDESMRFRLEFPEGVVADCATSFGRNMNALRAECEKGWYELSPFQAYEGVRGEASDGRRFDAATGATPAQQVRQMDDDALAILERRPPRVPGEEGLRDMRALDAIFASARGGGTRVEIATA